In Scomber scombrus chromosome 17, fScoSco1.1, whole genome shotgun sequence, the following proteins share a genomic window:
- the ufl1 gene encoding E3 UFM1-protein ligase 1 → MAADWEEIRRLAADFQRAQFVDTVQRLSERNCIEIITQLVSEKKLDVVHTLDGKEYITPAQISREIRDELYVHGGRINIVDLQQIINVDWVHVENRASDIAKSDKGAQLVLGQLIDDTYLNRLAEEVNDKLQEAGLISIAELCKSYDLPGDFLTEELSKRLGRLIQGEMDQYNRGVIFTPAFVARHKAKIRGLFSAITRPTPVSSMMGAFGFQEHLLYSVLEELVNTGRLKGTVVGGRQDKAVYIPDIYSKTQNAWVDSFLQQNGYLEFDALVRLGIPEPSSYIKKRYKSSKLLFLRAACVGQALVDQVEASVEEAVNSDTWTDIQPILPSCLSMEDMGMLINQAMRNTNVQSSARVLGGTVVVSEKFISSCLSLFDEAMQQKAQKEVKNNPVFLITEEDLKPSNLMTESSAPSKKEKREAERRKKASEGSGSVKSGGGGNAREFRIRKTKKKGRKDEDSDEETGPSQQNRNKQTETPFMAQEEIVAVLEKRVNDCPEEILSELAEHLVRPLTKSYQEVLRSVFMSSSSSPSGANKKKSMKDLQEEISNLYNNIRLFEKGTKFFSDETQVLIAKHTLKTVCTDVTNILVNFLAADLMMSMENPGSITNEVRVKILGKLSEETKAPLMKLHNCLNGKTIEDFLTNIEISAEVCGFMLKKGDKKKERQALFLHRQALVEQLKETEDPALVLHLTCVLLFQASTNCMLHAPGRCVPQIIGTLTGRIPTEKQQLLSAYQSLVVKQLVSQSQGRKHEEAEGDAQEQDEEARSVRTQLMSMTPQIKDLVLSQRKTSVTEE, encoded by the exons ATGGCGGCAGACTGGGAAGAGATTCGTCGGCTTGCTGCTGACTTCCAGAGAGCACAGTTTGTTGACACAGTTCAAAG GCTGTCGGAGAGGAACTGCATTGAGATAATTACACAGCTGGTTTCAGAGAAGAAGCTGGATGTGGTGCACACACTGGATGGAAAGGAGTACATTACCCCAGCTCAGATCAGCAGGGAGATCAGAGATGAACTCTACGTCCATGGAG GGCGAATCAACATCGTGGACCTGCAGCAG ATTATTAATGTGGACTGGGTTCATGTTGAAAACAGAGCGAGTGACATAGCAAAGTCTGATAAGGGTGCTCAGCTTGTGCTGGGACAGCTGATTGATGA CACCTACCTGAACCGTCTAGCTGAGGAGGTGAATGACAAACTGCAGGAGGCTGGTCTCATCAGTATAGCAGAGCTGTGTAAAAGCTACGACCTGCCGGGAGATTTCCTGACTGAG GAGCTGTCGAAGCGTCTCGGCAGGCTTATCCAAGGAGAGATGGACCAGTACAACAGAGGGGTCATATTCACTCCAGCTTTTGTTGCTCGCCACAAAGCCAAAATACGAGGCCTCTTCAGCGCCATCACGCG GCCAACACCTGTCAGCAGCATGATGGGAGCGTTTGGATTTCAGGAGCATCTTCTGTACT CTGTCCTGGAAGAGCTGGTGAACACGGGACGTTTAAAAGGAACGGTGGTGGGAGGGCGGCAGGACAAAGCGGTTTATATCCCTGATATTTACTCTAAGACACAGAACGCCTGGGTCGACTCTTTCCTCCAACAGAACGGATACTTAG AGTTCGATGCGTTGGTCAGACTGGGGATCCCCGAGCCCTCCAGCTACATCAAGAAGCGCTACAAGTCCAGCAAGCTGCTGTTCCTCAGAGCAGCCTGCGTGGGTCAGGCTCTGGTGGACCAGGTGGAGGCTTCTGTGGAGGAAGCTGTCAACTCTGACACATGGACCGACATACAG CCCATTCTGCCCAGCTGCCTGTCCATGGAGGACATGGGGATGCTGATCAACCAGGCCATGAGGAACACCAACGTGCAGTCGTCGGCCAGGGTGCTGGGAGGTACCGTGGTGGTCAGTGAGAAGTTCATCAGCAGCTGTCTGTCCCTGTTTGATGAAGCCATGCAGCAGAAAGCTCAGAAG GAAGTGAAGAACAATCCGGTGTTTCTGATAACCGAGGAGGATCTGAAGCCTTCAAATCTGATGACGGAGAGCTCGGCGCCgtcaaaaaaggaaaagagagaggcgGAGCGCAGGAAGAAGGCCTCAG agggcagcgGCAGTGTGAAATCAGGCGGAGGAGGAAACGCCAGAGAGTTCCGCATCCGTAAAAccaagaagaagggaaggaaagacgaGGACAGTGATGAAGAAACCGGACCTTCGCAGCAAA ATCGCaacaaacagactgaaacacCCTTCATGGCCCAGGAGGAGATCGTAGCTGTTTTAGAGAAAAGAGTGAACGATTGCCCAGAAGAAATCCTCTCTGAGCTGGCAGAGCATTTAGTGAG gcCTCTGACTAAAAGCTACCAGGAGGTGCTGAGGAGCGTCTTCATGTCCTCCAGCAGCTCTCCATCAGGGGCCAATAAGAAGAAGAGCATGAAGGATCTGCAGGAGGAGATCAGCAACCTCTACAACAACATCCGCCTGTTTGAAAAAGGCACCAAGTTCTTCTCAG ATGAAACCCAGGTCCTGATCGCCAAGCACACCCTGAAGACCGTGTGCACAGACGTCACCAACATCCTGGTTAACTTCCTGGCCGCTGACCTGATGATGTCGATGGAGAACCCCGGCTCCATCACCAACGAG GTCAGGGTGAAGATTTTGGGCAAGCTATCAGAGGAGACCAAAGCACCTCTGATGAAGCTGCACAACTGCCTGAACGGCAAA ACTATCGAAGACTTCCTCACCAACATAGAGATCAGTGCAGAGGTGTGCGGCTTCATGCTGAAGAAGGGAgataagaagaaggagag ACAGGCCCTGTTCCTGCACCGCCAGGCCCTCGTCGAGCAGCTGAAGGAGACGGAGGATCCTGCCCTGGTCCTCCACCTCACCTGCGTGCTGCTGTTTCAGGCCAGCACCAACTGCATGCTGCACGCTCCGGGTCGCTGCGTGCCTCAGATCATCGGCACGCTCACAGGAAGGATACCCACG gagaagcagcagctgcTGTCTGCCTACCAGAGCCTGGTGGTGAAGCAGCTGGTGAGTCAGAGTCAGGGCAGGAAGCATGAGGAGGCCGAGGGCGATGCACAGGAGCAGGACGAGGAGGCACGCAGCGTCCGCACACAGCTCATGTCTATGACGCCTCAAATCAAGGATCTGGTGCTGTCCCAGAGGAAGACGTCTGTGACCGAGGAATGA